One stretch of Thalassovita sp. DNA includes these proteins:
- a CDS encoding RebB family R body protein, producing MAEPTEVNGQITDAVTQTVVLSLGSAPASALMTQQQVWSHAMGLGFENAVSRQQAGQTLAEALLAAAMQPKAGGTS from the coding sequence ATGGCGGAACCAACAGAAGTCAACGGGCAGATCACTGACGCGGTGACACAAACTGTCGTTTTGTCACTTGGATCTGCGCCTGCGTCGGCATTGATGACCCAGCAGCAGGTCTGGTCCCACGCGATGGGCCTTGGATTTGAAAACGCCGTGTCCCGGCAGCAGGCAGGTCAGACCCTGGCTGAGGCACTGCTGGCTGCGGCGATGCAGCCCAAGGCAGGAGGCACGTCATGA
- a CDS encoding LysR substrate-binding domain-containing protein → MSENLRHLRALQAFDETATHLSLSKAAAVLNVTHGAISRQIKQLELHLGVSLFHRRANGVELTKAGARLHQSTRSAFSELQLGVREVKRQRQRQSVTVSLSTSLALKWLVPMLGRFQQAHPGISLLLDTNDAFADFDTGEVDVALRFGTPPWDGLYYEQIKEEALILVAAPKLVQSFPKPIAPGAVADLPLLHDAFNVGWDSWADQVGLSADRIRSQNIKYVDSAVLLEAAIDGQGVALARHLLAERDLHLGRLTRIDDSRVPLDRGLYFVCRPGDQDRPPVRVFKKWLMSL, encoded by the coding sequence ATGTCAGAAAACCTAAGACACCTACGCGCGCTGCAGGCCTTTGACGAAACAGCAACCCACCTGAGCCTCAGCAAGGCCGCCGCTGTCCTAAATGTCACGCATGGCGCGATCAGCCGGCAGATCAAACAGTTGGAACTGCACCTTGGTGTGTCGCTGTTTCACCGACGTGCCAATGGTGTCGAACTCACCAAAGCCGGGGCGCGGTTACACCAATCCACCCGCAGCGCGTTTTCAGAGCTACAGCTGGGGGTGCGGGAGGTGAAGCGTCAGCGCCAGCGCCAATCCGTGACCGTGTCCCTATCAACGTCGCTGGCGTTGAAATGGCTGGTGCCGATGCTTGGCCGTTTTCAGCAAGCCCACCCGGGCATTTCCCTGTTGCTGGACACAAATGATGCCTTTGCGGATTTCGACACTGGCGAAGTTGATGTCGCGCTGCGGTTTGGCACCCCGCCCTGGGATGGGCTTTATTATGAGCAAATTAAAGAAGAGGCGCTGATCCTCGTCGCCGCCCCCAAGCTGGTGCAATCCTTTCCAAAGCCAATAGCCCCTGGGGCTGTGGCCGATCTGCCGCTGCTGCACGATGCCTTCAACGTTGGATGGGACAGTTGGGCCGATCAGGTGGGGCTAAGCGCAGATCGGATCAGATCGCAGAACATCAAATACGTCGACAGCGCCGTCCTACTGGAAGCAGCCATTGACGGTCAGGGCGTGGCATTGGCCAGGCATCTGCTGGCGGAACGGGATCTGCACCTTGGCCGTTTGACCCGGATCGATGACAGCCGGGTGCCACTGGACCGCGGCCTCTACTTCGTGTGTCGCCCCGGCGATCAAGACCGCCCGCCGGTGCGTGTTTTCAAGAAGTGGTTGATGTCGCTTTGA
- a CDS encoding RebB family R body protein, with the protein MAKKDTATETPGVNEQITDAVTQANVKVLSEGPAMAMGNLYQSLAHSTGIMMENAVAAQHQANITTQAATNQGVMMLYSIDDVASEVSAERLAGFDDVKNKRKG; encoded by the coding sequence ATGGCGAAAAAAGACACTGCAACCGAAACCCCCGGCGTGAATGAGCAGATCACCGATGCGGTGACGCAGGCCAACGTCAAGGTGCTGTCGGAAGGCCCGGCCATGGCGATGGGCAACCTCTATCAGAGCTTGGCGCATTCCACCGGGATCATGATGGAAAACGCCGTGGCGGCGCAGCACCAAGCCAACATCACGACCCAAGCGGCGACCAACCAAGGGGTGATGATGCTCTATTCCATCGATGATGTTGCATCCGAGGTCAGCGCAGAGCGGCTTGCCGGATTTGATGACGTGAAAAACAAGAGGAAGGGCTAA
- a CDS encoding LysR family transcriptional regulator translates to MSVKPPRPMGPPLNALRAFEAAARLGGFSRAAEELCVTPGAVAQQIKQLEDWAGAPFFDRQAQGVQLNALGRQLLPMAERAFDQIADLAQGIRVAASPNRIHIAALPAVAQLWLSPRLPALRQKMPELEISVTALEEPPNLERKPYDLSVFYMPAGKGQALVADQIQPVCAPSLAAQLQRPEDLSNCLCLVDSVWTNDWSHWLKDGAGLPELSLRGPTYSLYSLAVQEAVNGAGVLMGHESLIAPLLKAGRLVAPFKRPVATGLALSLEMRQPVRDPLARFVSALKGA, encoded by the coding sequence ATGTCCGTCAAACCACCCCGCCCGATGGGGCCGCCGCTAAACGCGCTGCGGGCTTTTGAAGCTGCGGCGCGGCTGGGTGGATTTTCCCGCGCGGCAGAGGAGCTCTGCGTGACGCCGGGCGCGGTGGCGCAGCAGATCAAACAGTTGGAGGATTGGGCCGGGGCACCGTTTTTTGACCGTCAGGCGCAGGGCGTGCAGTTGAACGCATTGGGCCGCCAGCTGCTGCCGATGGCGGAACGGGCCTTTGACCAAATTGCGGATCTTGCACAAGGTATTCGCGTGGCGGCCAGCCCGAACCGCATCCACATCGCCGCCCTGCCGGCTGTGGCGCAGTTGTGGTTGTCACCGCGCCTGCCGGCGCTGCGGCAGAAAATGCCTGAGCTGGAAATCTCCGTAACCGCATTGGAAGAACCGCCCAATCTGGAGCGGAAACCCTATGATTTATCGGTGTTCTATATGCCGGCAGGTAAGGGACAGGCACTGGTTGCGGATCAGATCCAGCCGGTCTGCGCCCCCAGTCTGGCCGCCCAGTTGCAACGGCCTGAGGATCTGAGCAATTGCCTGTGTCTGGTGGACAGTGTGTGGACCAATGACTGGTCGCATTGGCTGAAAGACGGCGCGGGCCTGCCGGAGTTGAGCCTGCGCGGGCCGACCTATTCGCTTTACTCACTGGCAGTGCAGGAGGCGGTCAATGGGGCGGGGGTGTTGATGGGTCACGAAAGCCTGATCGCGCCTTTGTTGAAGGCCGGGCGGTTGGTGGCGCCCTTCAAACGGCCGGTGGCCACGGGGTTGGCCCTGTCGCTTGAGATGCGCCAGCCGGTGCGGGACCCGCTGGCGCGATTTGTATCAGCTTTGAAAGGCGCTTAG
- a CDS encoding ectoine synthase: MIVKALDEVVGTDRDVSGPGWNSRRLLLASDGMGFSLTDTIITKGAELELEYTHHFEACYCIAGAGQIRAYDSDRWHTLEPFTLYALDQHDRHIVRATSADLRLVCVFNPPLSGQEVHRADGSYAVSEG; the protein is encoded by the coding sequence ATGATTGTGAAAGCGTTGGACGAGGTTGTTGGCACTGACCGTGATGTGAGCGGGCCGGGCTGGAACAGCAGGCGGCTGTTGCTGGCCTCAGATGGGATGGGGTTTTCGCTGACGGATACCATCATCACGAAGGGCGCTGAGCTGGAGCTGGAATACACCCACCACTTTGAGGCCTGCTATTGCATCGCGGGGGCGGGGCAGATCAGGGCCTATGACAGTGATCGCTGGCATACACTTGAGCCGTTCACCCTTTATGCGCTTGATCAACATGATCGCCACATCGTGCGCGCCACCAGTGCTGACCTGCGGCTTGTCTGCGTCTTTAACCCGCCGCTCAGCGGGCAGGAGGTGCATCGCGCAGATGGCAGCTACGCGGTGAGTGAAGGCTGA
- a CDS encoding FAD-binding dehydrogenase: protein MVDVIVVGAGLAGLVAAHEAASRGRQVLLLDQEGEQSLGGQAFWSLGGLFMVDTPEQRRMGIKDSADLALNDWMGSAGFDRAEDANPRKVAEAYLEFAAGEMRPWLASLGMRWFPVVGWAERGGALADGHGNSVPRFHLTWGTGPGVVAPFERLVRQHVAEGKITFGFRHRVSGLIVENGTCVGVQGDVLSEDSAARGRSTNREVVGSFEHRASAVVITSGGIGGNHDQVRQNWPVDRLGQPPQRMVAGVPDYVDGKMQQIAKSAGAGAINEDRMWHYTEGLANWDPIWPNHGIRILPGPSSLWFDALGQRMEAPCLPGFDTLATLKRILSTGHEHSWFILTQKIIKKEFALSGSEQNPDFTSGKWLEVIKSRILNKQATGPVEAFKEHGEDFVVADTLADLVQGMNQITPDAPLDLAAIKAQVEARDAQMDNPFAKDAQVIAIRQARQYRGDKLVRTAKPHRILDPEAGPLIAVRLNILTRKSLGGLHTDEQARVLQPDGSVFDGLFAAGEVAGFGGGGYHGYSALEGTFLGGCIFSGRAAGRAV from the coding sequence ATGGTCGATGTCATCGTTGTTGGGGCCGGTCTGGCTGGATTGGTGGCCGCACATGAGGCCGCATCGCGGGGCCGTCAGGTGCTGCTTCTGGATCAGGAGGGTGAACAGAGCCTTGGCGGACAGGCCTTCTGGTCGCTCGGTGGTCTCTTCATGGTCGACACGCCGGAGCAGCGGCGTATGGGGATCAAGGACAGTGCAGATCTGGCGCTGAACGACTGGATGGGCAGCGCTGGTTTTGACCGGGCTGAGGATGCCAATCCCCGCAAGGTGGCTGAGGCCTATCTGGAGTTTGCCGCTGGTGAGATGCGGCCCTGGCTGGCCTCACTGGGGATGCGCTGGTTTCCGGTGGTGGGCTGGGCCGAACGGGGTGGCGCACTGGCGGATGGCCATGGAAATTCGGTTCCGCGGTTTCACCTGACATGGGGCACAGGCCCCGGTGTTGTGGCGCCTTTCGAACGGCTGGTGCGCCAACATGTGGCTGAGGGCAAAATCACCTTCGGGTTCCGTCATCGCGTCAGCGGCCTGATCGTCGAAAACGGCACCTGCGTCGGGGTGCAGGGCGATGTGCTGTCGGAGGACAGCGCCGCACGTGGCCGCTCCACCAATCGTGAGGTTGTCGGCAGTTTTGAACATCGCGCCTCTGCGGTGGTGATCACCTCGGGCGGGATTGGTGGCAACCATGATCAGGTGCGCCAGAATTGGCCGGTGGACCGGCTGGGCCAGCCGCCACAGCGAATGGTCGCGGGCGTGCCGGACTACGTGGACGGCAAGATGCAGCAGATCGCCAAATCCGCCGGCGCCGGCGCCATCAACGAAGATCGGATGTGGCATTACACCGAAGGGCTGGCGAACTGGGATCCGATCTGGCCCAACCATGGCATTCGCATCCTGCCCGGCCCGTCCTCTCTGTGGTTTGACGCATTGGGCCAACGGATGGAGGCGCCCTGCCTGCCGGGCTTTGACACGCTGGCAACGCTGAAGCGGATCCTGTCGACGGGGCATGAACACAGCTGGTTCATCCTGACCCAGAAGATCATCAAAAAGGAATTTGCGCTCTCGGGCAGCGAACAGAACCCCGATTTCACCTCAGGCAAATGGCTCGAGGTGATCAAATCCCGCATCCTCAACAAACAGGCCACCGGCCCGGTGGAGGCCTTCAAGGAACATGGTGAGGATTTTGTGGTCGCTGACACGCTGGCCGATCTGGTGCAAGGCATGAACCAGATCACCCCGGATGCGCCGCTGGATCTGGCGGCGATCAAAGCGCAGGTTGAGGCACGCGATGCCCAGATGGACAACCCCTTTGCCAAGGACGCACAGGTCATCGCCATCCGGCAGGCGCGGCAGTATCGCGGCGACAAGCTGGTGCGCACCGCCAAGCCGCATCGCATTCTGGATCCGGAGGCCGGGCCGCTGATCGCGGTGCGCCTAAACATCCTGACCCGCAAGTCGCTGGGCGGTCTGCACACGGACGAACAGGCACGGGTGCTGCAGCCGGATGGATCGGTCTTTGATGGGCTGTTTGCAGCGGGGGAGGTCGCGGGCTTCGGCGGCGGCGGCTATCACGGCTATAGCGCGCTGGAGGGCACTTTCCTCGGCGGCTGTATATTCTCGGGCCGGGCGGCGGGCCGGGCGGTCTAG
- a CDS encoding acylphosphatase yields MPHITVEARITGKVQGVAYRAWTQSRARRLALNGYVQNEPFGSVRAVFAGERSAVNQMLDELWEGPGAASVTDVQSTPVEASKTTVEATPSAAADGFSIRYGAD; encoded by the coding sequence ATGCCCCATATCACCGTCGAAGCCCGCATCACCGGCAAGGTCCAAGGCGTCGCCTATCGCGCCTGGACCCAATCCCGCGCCCGCCGTCTGGCGCTGAACGGCTATGTGCAGAACGAACCTTTCGGATCTGTCCGCGCGGTCTTTGCCGGCGAACGCAGTGCGGTCAATCAGATGCTGGATGAGCTGTGGGAAGGCCCCGGCGCGGCCTCGGTGACGGATGTGCAATCCACCCCGGTAGAGGCCAGCAAAACCACGGTGGAGGCGACGCCCAGCGCAGCGGCGGACGGGTTTTCCATCCGCTACGGCGCCGACTGA
- the deoD gene encoding purine-nucleoside phosphorylase — MTVHIGAKPGEIAETVLMPGDPYRAKWAAENFLEDAVLVNEVRGMLGFTGTYKGNRVSIQGSGMGMPSFSIYANELIRDYGAKTLIRIGSCGGMQDKVKIRDVIVAMTATTLNSPSSGIFKELNFAPCADWSLLKAAVAAAEAKNVPTHVGGIYSSDVFYDERPDLNEQMTRHGILGVEMEAAELYNLAARHGVRGLAVLTVSDHLLTGEALPSEDREKTFGDMVEIALDAAFA; from the coding sequence ATGACCGTACATATCGGAGCAAAACCCGGCGAGATCGCCGAAACCGTCCTGATGCCGGGCGACCCGTACCGCGCCAAATGGGCCGCGGAAAACTTCCTTGAGGATGCCGTTCTGGTGAACGAAGTGCGCGGCATGCTGGGCTTCACCGGCACCTACAAAGGCAACCGCGTCTCGATCCAAGGCTCCGGCATGGGCATGCCGTCCTTCTCGATCTACGCCAATGAGCTGATCCGCGATTATGGCGCCAAAACCCTGATCCGCATCGGCTCCTGCGGTGGCATGCAGGATAAGGTCAAGATCCGCGACGTGATCGTGGCGATGACCGCCACCACGCTCAACAGCCCATCCAGCGGCATCTTCAAAGAGCTGAACTTTGCCCCCTGCGCCGACTGGTCGCTGCTGAAAGCCGCCGTTGCCGCCGCAGAAGCCAAGAATGTGCCGACCCATGTGGGTGGCATCTATTCGTCCGATGTTTTCTATGACGAACGCCCCGACCTGAACGAACAGATGACCCGTCACGGCATTCTGGGCGTGGAGATGGAAGCGGCCGAGCTTTATAACCTTGCCGCCCGTCATGGCGTGCGTGGTCTGGCCGTGCTGACCGTTTCGGACCACCTGCTGACCGGTGAGGCGCTGCCCTCGGAAGACCGTGAAAAGACCTTCGGCGATATGGTTGAGATCGCGCTGGACGCGGCCTTCGCCTAA
- a CDS encoding RebB family R body protein — MAFPTSVNDQITDAVTQANVKVVAEAPAMAAAGLYQTSAHSSGILMENAVAAQQAGSTLMQAVMTAAVKQLLKAGG, encoded by the coding sequence ATGGCATTTCCAACCAGCGTGAATGATCAGATCACCGATGCGGTGACACAGGCCAATGTCAAAGTTGTTGCCGAAGCGCCCGCGATGGCGGCGGCGGGGCTTTATCAGACCTCGGCGCATTCGTCCGGCATCCTAATGGAGAACGCCGTGGCGGCACAGCAGGCGGGCAGCACCTTGATGCAGGCGGTGATGACGGCGGCGGTGAAACAGCTGCTGAAGGCAGGGGGCTGA
- a CDS encoding urea carboxylase-associated family protein, protein MTNIPADSAGVATTAPKMAPEDAEARRAVKPVICYPNDTLAPPDLALYHAARQTAVKVDEVTVPPRDGASFTVKAGQFFRITSIEGPQVGDLNLFNANELSEKFYSGKTRALHGTHITTGERMWSSHPYLRPMATITEDTLGWYGIDEFGGSVHDVIGTRCDPYTNNLLSGGQYHHCCHSNLTRALADHEGIALAEAEPQVHDVLNVFMCTGFTRDTGQYFMKASPVRPGDYLEMFAEIDLLGVLSACPGGDCSSEHSSDEAACHPMLVEVFAPAEGALGDWTSPPVNGYDRSHGR, encoded by the coding sequence ATGACCAATATCCCCGCTGACTCGGCTGGCGTTGCTACCACTGCGCCGAAAATGGCCCCGGAAGACGCAGAGGCCCGCCGCGCCGTCAAACCGGTGATTTGCTACCCGAATGACACTTTGGCGCCGCCTGATCTGGCGCTCTATCACGCGGCGCGGCAGACGGCGGTCAAGGTGGATGAGGTTACGGTGCCCCCGCGTGACGGCGCCAGTTTCACCGTCAAAGCCGGGCAGTTTTTCCGCATCACCTCCATTGAGGGGCCGCAGGTGGGCGATCTGAATCTGTTCAATGCAAATGAACTGAGTGAGAAGTTCTACTCCGGCAAGACCCGCGCGCTGCACGGCACCCATATCACCACCGGCGAACGCATGTGGTCCAGCCACCCCTATCTGCGCCCGATGGCGACGATCACCGAGGATACGCTGGGCTGGTATGGGATCGATGAATTTGGCGGGTCGGTGCATGATGTGATCGGCACCCGCTGTGATCCCTACACCAACAACCTGCTGAGCGGGGGGCAGTATCATCATTGCTGCCACTCCAACCTGACCCGCGCCCTTGCCGATCACGAAGGCATCGCGCTGGCCGAGGCGGAACCGCAGGTGCATGATGTGCTGAACGTCTTCATGTGCACCGGCTTCACCCGTGACACGGGCCAGTATTTCATGAAGGCAAGCCCGGTGCGCCCCGGCGATTATCTGGAGATGTTTGCCGAGATCGACCTCCTGGGCGTGCTGTCTGCCTGTCCCGGCGGCGATTGCTCGTCTGAACACTCCTCGGATGAAGCGGCCTGCCACCCGATGCTGGTGGAGGTCTTTGCCCCCGCCGAGGGCGCCTTGGGCGATTGGACCAGCCCGCCGGTCAACGGCTACGATCGCAGCCACGGGCGGTGA
- a CDS encoding GNAT family N-acetyltransferase, translating into MGLDIRPLRADDEADWRRLWASYIEFYESSVSEEVYATTFKRLIDENRPQQNGLIATLDGVPVGLVHYIYHAHNWQLEDTCYLQDLYADPGVRGKGIGRALIEAVYKAADENGTPNVYWMTQEFNATARQLYDRVARLTPFIKYSR; encoded by the coding sequence ATGGGATTGGACATTCGCCCCCTTCGCGCCGACGACGAAGCCGACTGGCGCCGCCTCTGGGCTTCTTACATTGAGTTTTACGAAAGCTCCGTCTCGGAGGAGGTCTATGCCACCACCTTCAAACGCCTGATCGATGAAAACCGTCCACAACAAAATGGCCTGATCGCCACTTTGGATGGTGTGCCCGTCGGATTGGTTCATTATATCTACCACGCGCACAACTGGCAGCTGGAAGACACCTGTTACCTGCAGGATCTCTACGCCGACCCGGGTGTGCGTGGCAAAGGCATCGGGCGCGCCCTGATCGAAGCGGTCTACAAAGCCGCGGATGAAAACGGCACACCGAATGTCTACTGGATGACACAGGAATTCAACGCAACAGCGCGCCAGCTTTATGACCGTGTGGCGCGGCTGACGCCCTTTATCAAATACAGCCGATAG
- a CDS encoding succinate dehydrogenase iron-sulfur subunit, giving the protein MVQLTLPKNSKVKVGKTWPKPTGANNIRKFQIYRWNPDDGENPRVDTYFVDMDKCGPMILDALIKIKNEIDPTLTFRRSCREGICGSCAMNIDGINTLACIYGMDEIKSDVVKIYPLPHMPVVKDLIPDLTHFYAQHASIMPWLETKTNRPAKEWKQSIEDRKKLDGLYECVMCASCSTSCPSYWWNGDKYLGPAALLHAYRWIIDSRDEATGERLDNLEDPFKLYRCHTIMNCAKTCPKGLNPAKAIAEIKKMQLSRAV; this is encoded by the coding sequence ATGGTCCAGCTGACCCTACCCAAAAACTCGAAAGTTAAGGTCGGTAAAACTTGGCCGAAGCCGACCGGTGCGAACAACATCCGTAAGTTCCAGATCTATCGCTGGAACCCCGATGATGGTGAGAATCCTCGGGTGGACACCTATTTTGTCGATATGGACAAATGTGGCCCGATGATTTTGGACGCGCTGATCAAGATCAAGAATGAGATTGATCCGACCTTGACCTTCCGCCGGTCCTGCCGCGAAGGCATCTGTGGCTCCTGTGCGATGAACATCGATGGGATCAACACGCTGGCCTGTATCTACGGCATGGATGAGATCAAGTCGGACGTGGTCAAGATCTACCCGCTGCCGCATATGCCGGTGGTGAAGGATCTGATCCCGGATCTGACCCATTTCTATGCCCAGCATGCCTCGATCATGCCGTGGTTGGAAACCAAGACCAACCGCCCGGCGAAAGAGTGGAAGCAGTCGATCGAAGACCGCAAGAAGCTTGATGGCCTGTATGAATGCGTGATGTGCGCCAGCTGCTCGACCTCTTGCCCCAGCTACTGGTGGAACGGCGACAAATACCTCGGCCCGGCCGCACTGCTGCACGCCTACCGCTGGATCATCGACAGCCGTGATGAGGCCACCGGCGAGCGTTTGGACAATCTTGAGGATCCGTTCAAACTCTACCGTTGCCACACCATCATGAACTGCGCCAAGACCTGCCCAAAGGGTCTGAACCCGGCAAAAGCCATCGCAGAAATCAAGAAAATGCAGCTGAGCCGCGCTGTGTGA
- a CDS encoding SDR family oxidoreductase, with the protein MTGTGQGIGRGCAIEMAKAGYKVSLMSPSDRSVELAAELGGIGRQGSVLDVDDLQAMVDETMATYGRIDAIVSNMGHGGSVPEAIKTVGFDADFDGPLLELSDALWHESLDLYVLNVVKIARIVTPILIEQGGGAFVNISSMNTIEPRAPYPMSMLRGALHSFSKLYGDRYARHNIRMNNLLPGFCENVNLSERALREIPAQRPATFEEIGQACVFLASEGARYINGQNILSDGGMNRAVR; encoded by the coding sequence ATGACAGGAACGGGACAAGGCATTGGCCGCGGCTGCGCCATTGAGATGGCCAAGGCGGGCTACAAGGTCTCCTTAATGTCGCCCTCTGACCGCTCGGTTGAACTGGCCGCAGAATTGGGGGGCATCGGCCGTCAGGGATCCGTGCTGGATGTTGATGATCTGCAGGCCATGGTGGATGAGACCATGGCGACCTACGGTCGGATTGACGCCATCGTCAGCAATATGGGGCATGGAGGTTCGGTGCCTGAGGCGATCAAAACGGTTGGGTTTGATGCCGATTTTGACGGGCCGCTGTTAGAGCTGAGCGATGCCCTCTGGCACGAGAGCCTGGATTTGTATGTGCTGAATGTAGTCAAAATCGCCCGCATCGTCACACCGATCCTGATTGAACAGGGCGGCGGGGCCTTTGTGAATATCTCCTCCATGAACACGATTGAGCCGCGCGCGCCCTACCCCATGAGCATGCTGCGCGGGGCGTTGCACAGTTTCTCAAAGCTTTATGGTGATCGTTACGCCCGCCATAACATTCGGATGAACAACCTGCTGCCCGGGTTCTGCGAAAACGTGAACCTGTCCGAGCGGGCCTTGCGTGAAATCCCGGCCCAACGGCCCGCAACCTTTGAGGAAATTGGACAGGCCTGCGTTTTCCTTGCCAGTGAGGGCGCGCGGTATATCAATGGTCAAAACATTTTGTCCGATGGCGGTATGAACCGCGCGGTGCGATAA
- the glyA gene encoding serine hydroxymethyltransferase, which yields MTTLAKRDWVPAPCETRVQEISTKIPGTGSAALAARVEALASHNKEIHERDCFNLNPATNVMNPRAEALLASGLGTRPSLGYPGDKYEMGLEAIEEIEVIAAALAAEVFEAQFAEIRVPSGAIANLYAFMALTRPGDAIITPPAAIGGHVTHHSAGCAGLYGLQSHMAPVTADGYTVDLPALEALVRQVKPKLITIGGSLNLTPHPVAEIRAIADQVGAKVLFDAAHQCGMIAGKAWPNPLAEGAHLMTMSTYKSLGGPPSGLIVTNEAAIAERLDAIAFPGMTANFDAAKSAALAVSMLDWRDHGRAYAQAMIDTAQALAAALEAEGLTPFKTHAGATLSHQFALEAAEFGGGQTASKHLRKAGFLACGIGLPIAEVAGDMNGLRIGTPELVRFGMTVADMPRLAKLIAAALRSDQPETQAGEVAEWRASFDQLQFIHES from the coding sequence ATGACCACACTCGCCAAACGGGACTGGGTGCCCGCCCCTTGTGAGACCCGGGTGCAAGAGATCAGCACCAAGATCCCCGGCACCGGCAGCGCCGCACTGGCCGCCCGGGTGGAAGCGCTGGCTAGCCATAACAAAGAGATCCACGAACGCGACTGCTTCAACCTCAACCCGGCGACCAATGTGATGAACCCCCGCGCTGAGGCGCTGCTGGCCTCGGGCCTCGGCACAAGGCCGTCGCTGGGCTATCCCGGTGACAAATATGAGATGGGGCTGGAAGCCATCGAAGAGATTGAGGTGATCGCCGCCGCCCTTGCCGCCGAGGTGTTTGAAGCACAGTTTGCCGAGATTCGCGTGCCCTCTGGCGCCATCGCAAACCTCTATGCCTTCATGGCGCTGACCCGCCCCGGTGATGCCATCATCACGCCGCCCGCGGCCATTGGCGGCCATGTCACCCACCACAGCGCAGGCTGCGCCGGCCTTTACGGGCTGCAGAGCCATATGGCCCCGGTCACCGCAGATGGCTACACCGTCGACCTGCCCGCGCTGGAGGCACTGGTGCGGCAGGTGAAGCCCAAGCTGATCACCATCGGCGGCAGCCTGAACCTGACCCCACATCCGGTGGCCGAAATCCGCGCCATCGCCGATCAGGTTGGCGCCAAGGTGCTGTTTGATGCCGCCCATCAATGCGGGATGATCGCCGGCAAAGCCTGGCCCAACCCGCTGGCCGAAGGCGCGCATCTGATGACGATGAGCACCTATAAATCGCTGGGCGGCCCGCCTTCAGGGCTGATTGTCACCAATGAGGCCGCGATTGCCGAACGGCTGGACGCCATTGCTTTCCCCGGCATGACCGCCAATTTCGATGCCGCCAAATCCGCCGCACTTGCGGTCTCCATGCTGGATTGGCGCGACCATGGCAGGGCTTACGCCCAGGCGATGATCGACACGGCGCAGGCCCTGGCAGCTGCGTTGGAGGCTGAAGGCCTCACCCCGTTCAAAACCCACGCAGGCGCCACACTGTCCCATCAGTTTGCACTGGAAGCGGCGGAGTTTGGCGGCGGCCAGACGGCCTCAAAACACCTGCGCAAAGCAGGGTTCTTGGCCTGCGGGATCGGCCTGCCCATCGCGGAGGTTGCAGGGGATATGAACGGGTTACGGATCGGCACGCCGGAACTGGTGCGCTTTGGCATGACGGTTGCGGATATGCCGCGTCTGGCCAAGCTGATCGCCGCCGCGCTGCGCAGTGATCAGCCCGAAACCCAAGCGGGCGAAGTGGCAGAGTGGCGCGCCAGCTTTGACCAGCTGCAGTTCATCCACGAAAGCTGA